A genomic region of Papaver somniferum cultivar HN1 chromosome 7, ASM357369v1, whole genome shotgun sequence contains the following coding sequences:
- the LOC113293530 gene encoding egg cell-secreted protein 1.4-like, producing MAAAYSSSSKLLYTMLIAITLSTMDSNKIGTTGVLGRPLSNVQIATPISLAARLQSDGSYSECWDSLMELQACTGEVILFFLNGETHLGRNCCQAIHIIQHSCWPAMLGSLGFTEAEGNILRGYCDATADVVPAPPSPPSMVPLVKNDLKP from the coding sequence ATGGCTGCAgcttattcatcttcttcaaagcTGCTATATACAATGTTGATTGCAATAACTCTGAGCACAATGGATTCCAACAAGATTGGTACTACTGGTGTACTAGGAAGACCTTTGTCGAATGTTCAGATCGCGACGCCCATATCCTTAGCTGCTCGTTTGCAATCAGATGGGTCATATTCTGAATGTTGGGACTCATTAATGGAGCTTCAAGCATGTACTGGTGAGGTTATCCTATTCTTCCTCAATGGTGAAACGCATTTAGGTCGGAATTGCTGTCAAGCAATTCATATAATCCAGCACAGCTGTTGGCCTGCTATGCTTGGGTCACTGGGGTTCACTGAAGCGGAAGGTAATATACTTCGAGGATATTGCGATGCCACTGCCGATGTTGTACCAGCCCCACCATCACCTCCTTCTATGGTTCCTCTCGTGAAGAACGATTTGAAACCCTGA